A genomic stretch from Anas platyrhynchos isolate ZD024472 breed Pekin duck chromosome 25, IASCAAS_PekinDuck_T2T, whole genome shotgun sequence includes:
- the ARHGAP32 gene encoding rho GTPase-activating protein 32 isoform X9, which yields MKSRPTKQKLKQRGILKERVFGCDLGEHLLNSGHDVPQVLKSCTEFIEKHGIVDGIYRLSGVASNIQKLRHEFDSEQIPDLTKDTYVQDIHSVGSLCKLYFRELPNPLLTYQLYDKFSDAVSAATDEERLVKIHDVIQQLPPPHYRTLEFLMRHLARLADYCSVTNMHAKNLAIVWAPNLLRSKQIESACFSGTAAFMEVRIQSVVVEFILNHVDVLFSSKLSSVIRDGAGHSSLSRPKSLLVSSPSTKLLTLEEAQARTQAQINSPIVADSRYIEVGEGPAALQGKFHTVIDFPSERKRPPNKMKKSPVGSWRSFFNLGKSSSVSKRKLQRNPSEPSEMKAIALAGGRGDSGTLRSAKSEESLTSLHAVDGETKLFRPRRPRSSSDALSASFNGELLGNMNRCNSYDNLPHHDSDGDEGIIHVPALISPRSSEDVDLSPPDIGVASLDFDPMSFQCSTPQAESECLESSTSPMESVGINKEKPSLFKKDVESGSQSHTPGSATSSEPVSPFQEKMSPFFTMDMSPTEEKACKPHAFSPKMEQKPIKSPPLTTSEPVSFALPSRMSEPTGGVPIMTRNSSASNWSKGIGLTEMTNRSPTQMSLPLKSNETGAGEGAQQELLHAQLVAAGKPELPEEGERPMSSSQNKTVPTGHTQPGAVALDSPQDPVPVSSVSLIPPPPPKNPARMLALALAESAQQASAQSQKRPGDTHSESTNYGETEAGTALEKLHISAGAPDKLHLYTSLPENRLHFQPGAPVEQDFQGSSTAGEQNHLSGAPGARDPLPLHSGMPGDMPASRDAEQEQSSFHPGKSGDKDHFPSHAGDREHTQHHTPGAPPDWEPPTPDMPVDKPQLRACMPGDKHLAPACTADDKLQTPPVVTAGEKSTLASMPYLTTIQTTATEPSHGPASQHATGPATTQTDSIVTATQRTLAASQPAMSQRQDHQSAMGQVPAASAKATSGSSQVWGATAPEKPPDPAPVFASENSSTTRCSSSVPTGHQSHVEKPRESTRAPPLHLRSESVPTHSSYSFTPPVPPVRTLESKIAAAMHSNNTDAINNSNYHAFLASSMLASSVEEALLPPPPPPPPKHASLQSIYVPHPKPESIPEPSGPDNYLHHKPTSSHTYRPESVPPHISYHSKPDQHQAYPPRSETPTSASTRYNTYTNQGKSTSTVHSKPRSRTEFVSSVSPTGLRNTSYTEDAPPYPTIRRVQSLHVPTPAAAAIRSVPISRTEVPPDDEPVYCPRPLYQYKPYQPHSDYHVTQLQPYFENGRVHYRYSPYSSSSGSSYYTTADGNFYDLDPYSTVRAKPFHPLPSREFASYASRLQSKGLYRYPGLSAYPRGGLISHLAGKEHSFISRDVPPAPDIKHMYMSWDLEDMEKYRMQSIRRESRTRQKVKGPVMSQYDNVAPLLPDDLGGLDVIHLRSKSDPGKTGLLTVAEGKEGRYPAKAATPEGDERYYMQHPEPELDRAHYHGAYGNGPSEKPSLPQKQSSIRSRKLHEPGCSTNEHRTHLQQEGSHRQPSESKNGPPYPDYRPKGGPEPSEPVGYQHSGGKYMPVNQDTLRLNHKEVKLADDRQDLERPRAKPSTSMEKQTRDCYKEEEHAASPMAPPPKPERSHSLRMQHPESMERDSALLYPYQTLGKRQSTMTVMSQYDNLEDYHTMPQHQRGSYVGGGGFMPPTFTHMHSRTYATALGQGAFLPTELCLQRPETEVHVE from the exons TCCCCCAGGTCCTCAAGAGCTGCACTGAATTCATTGAGAAACATGGCATTGTGGATGGAATATATCGTCTGTCTGGGGTTGCGTCCAACATCCAGAAGCTACG CCATGAGTTTGACTCTGAGCAGATTCCTGACCTAACTAAGGATACATACGTCCAGGACATTCACTCTGTGGGTTCCCTCTGCAAACTGTACTTTCGGGAGCTCCCGAACCCCCTGCTGACATACCAGCTCTACGACAAGTTCTCT GATGCTGTCTCCGCTGCTACAGATGAAGAACGGTTGGTTAAAATCCATGATGTcatccagcagctccccccacctcactacag GACACTGGAGTTCTTAATGAGACACTTAGCTCGTCTAGCTGATTACTGCTCTGTTACAAATATGCACGCTAAGAACTTGGCAATTGTCTGGGCTCCAAACCTCTtaag atCAAAGCAGATCGAGTCTGCCTGCTTCAGTGGAACAGCTGCTTTCATGGAGGTGCGAATCCAGTCAGTAGTTGTGGAATTCATCTTGAATCATGTGGATGTCCTCTTCAGTTCCAAACTCAGCTCAGTCATACGAGATGGAGCAG GGCACAGTTCTTTATCACGGCCCAAGTCTCTGCTGGTGTCCTCTCCTTCCACAAAGCTGCTCACACTGGAGGAGGCACAGGCACGGACACAAGCCCAGATCAACTCTCCCATCGTAGCAGACAGCAGATACATTGAAGTGGGAGAAGGCCCAGCAGCTCTACAAGGGAAATTCCACACGGTCATAGACTTTCCATCTGAAAG AAAAAGACCACCCAATAAGATGAAGAAATCGCCAGTTGGCAGTTGGCGTTCCTTCTTCAACTTGGGAAAATCATCCTCTGTGTCCAAACGCAAACTACAGCGCAATCCCAGTGAGCCCTCAGAAATGAAAGCCATAGCCCTGGCAG GTGGACGAGGAGACAGCGGAACTCTTCGCTCAGCTAAAAGCGAAGAATCACTTACctctctgcatgctgttgatg GTGAAACTAAACTATTTCGACCCAGAAGACCTAGATCCAGCAGTGATGCATTGTCTGCTTCTTTCAATGGCGAGCTCTTAGGAAACATGAATCGCTGCAATTCTTACGACAACCTTCCACATCACGACAGCGATGGGGATGAGGGGATCATCCATGTTCCTGCCCTTATTTCTCCTCGCTCTTCTGAAGACGTTGACCTGAGCCCACCAGATATTGGAGTTGCCAGCCTGGATTTCGACCCGATGTCTTTTCAGTGCAGCACACCCCAGGCAGAGTCTGAGTGCCTGGAGAGCAGTACCTCCCCGATGGAGTCAGTCGGCATAAATAAGGAGAAGCCGAGCCTATTTAAGAAGGATGTAGAATCAGGCAGCCAGTCCCACACACCAGGCAGCGCCACAAGCTCTGAGCCAGTCTCTCCTTTCCAAGAGAAGATGAGTCCCTTCTTTACTATGGATATGAGCCCAACTGAAGAGAAGGCCTGCAAACCCCATGCCTTCTCACCCAAGATGGAGCAAAAGCCCATCAAATCTCCACCACTGACTACATCAGAACCTGTCTCCTTTGCACTGCCCAGCCGCATGTCAGAACCAACTGGAGGAGTGCCCATCATGACCAGAAACTCCTCTGCTTCCAACTGGAGCAAAGGGATTGGCCTCACTGAAATGACAAACAGGTCCCCAACCCAGATGTCCTTGCCCCTGAAAAGCAATGAAacaggagcaggggaaggagccCAACAAGAGCTTCTGCATGCCCAGCTAGTGGCTGCTGGCAAACCAGAGTTGCCAGAAGAAGGGGAGAGACCAATGTCAAGCAGTCAGAATAAGACTGTACCCACTGGACACACACAGCCAG GAGCAGTTGCCCTCGACTCCCCCCAGGATCCTGTTCCTGTCAGTTCCGTGTCTCTtatccctcctcctcctccgaaaAATCCAGCGCGCATGCTAGCCCTAGCGTTAGCTGAGTCTGCACAGCAAGCATCTGCTCAGTCTCAGAAAAGGCCAGGAGATACTCATTCTGAAAGCACAAATTATGGAGAGACCGAAGCTGGTACAGCTCTAGAAAAGCTCCATATCTCTGCTGGTGCTCCAGACAAGCTCCACCTGTATACCAGTCTGCCTGAGAACCGCCTTCACTTCCAGCCTGGAGCTCCAGTAGAGCAGGATTTTcaaggtagcagcacagccggGGAGCAGAACCACCTGTCAGGCGCACCTGGAGCTCGAGACCCCCTGCCTCTCCACAGTGGCATGCCTGGGGACATGCCCGCTAGCAGAGATGCAGAGCAAGAGCAGTCCAGCTTCCATCCTGGTAAATCGGGAGACAAAGATCACTTCCCGTCCCACGCCGGGGACCGGGAGCACACACAGCACCACACCCCGGGTGCACCGCCTGACTGGGAGCCTCCCACACCTGACATGCCAGTAGATAAGCCCCAACTCCGTGCATGCATGCCCGGGGACAAGCACCTCGCGCCCGCCTGCACAGCCGATGACAAACTTCAGACTCCTCCTGTTGTGACAGCCGGGGAGAAAAGCACCCTGGCTTCAATGCCGTATCTGACAACCATCCAGACAACAGCAACCGAGCCTAGCCACGGGCCAGCGAGCCAACATGCCACTGGCCCGGCCACTACTCAGACAGACAGCATTGTTACAGCGACGCAGCGCACGCTCGCAGCCAGCCAGCCCGCTATGTCGCAGAGACAAGATCACCAGTCAGCAATGGGACAAGTGCCAGCCGCCTCTGCAAAAGCAACCAGTGGTTCCAGCCAG GTTTGGGGTGCAACTGCACCAGAAAAGCCACCTGATCCTGCTCCTGTTTTTGCCTCAGAAAATAGTTCTACTACACGCTGCTCATCTTCTGTGCCCACAGGGCACCAGAGCCATGTGGAAAAGCCTCGGGAGAGTACAAGGGCTCCCCCGCTGCACCTGCGTTCCGAGTCCGTCCCTACTCACTCATCCTACAGCTTTACACCTCCTGTCCCACCTGTGAGAACACTGGAGAGCAAAATTGCTGCTGCCATGCACTCAAACAATACGGATGCTATCAACAACTCCAACTATCACGCCTTCCTGGCTTCCTCCATGCTGGCCTCCTCTGTGGAGGAAGCCCTGCTgccgccgccaccacctccaccccccAAGCACGCTTCCCTGCAGTCCATCTACGTGCCACATCCCAAGCCGGAGAGCATCCCAGAGCCCTCTGGACCAGACAACTACCTGCACCACAAGCCGACCTCCAGCCACACGTACAGGCCTGAGAGTGTTCCTCCTCACATCTCCTACCACAGCAAACCTGACCAGCACCAAGCCTATCCTCCTCGCTCTGAGACACCGACTTCTGCAAGCACTCGCTACAACACCTACACAAACCAAGGAAAAAGCACCTCAACTGTCCACTCCAAGCCTCGCAGCCGGACGGAGTTTGTGTCCTCTGTGAGCCCAACGGGTCTGCGTAACACCAGCTACACTGAGGACGCCCCACCCTACCCCACCATCCGTCGGGTTCAGTCGCTGCACGTCCCCACCCCGGCTGCCGCTGCTATCCGCTCCGTTCCCATTTCGCGCACCGAGGTGCCTCCAGACGACGAGCCCGTGTATTGCCCACGGCCTCTCTACCAGTACAAGCCATATCAACCCCACTCTGACTACCACGTAACTCAGCTGCAGCCTTACTTTGAGAACGGACGAGTCCATTACCGCTACAGTCCTTATTCCAGCTCTTCTGGATCTTCTTATTACACTACTGCCGATGGGAACTTCTACGACCTGGACCCCTACAGTACCGTACGGGCCAAGCCCTTCCACCCCCTGCCCAGCCGAGAGTTTGCCTCCTACGCCTCGCGGCTGCAAAGCAAAGGTCTGTACCGCTACCCTGGTTTGTCCGCCTACCCGCGGGGTGGCCTCATCAGCCACCTGGCTGGCAAAGAGCACAGCTTTATTAGCAGAGATGTGCCTCCTGCCCCAGACATCAAGCACATGTACATGTCATGGGACCTCGAGGACATGGAGAAGTACCGCATGCAGTCAATTCGCCGAGAGAGCCGCACACGGCAAAAAGTGAAAGGGCCGGTGATGTCCCAGTATGACAACGTGGCCCCGCTGCTGCCGGATGATCTGGGAGGACTGGATGTCATTCATCTGCGCAGTAAATCTGATCCTGGGAAAACTGGGCTCCTCACCGTGGCAGAAGGTAAGGAGGGGAGGTACCCAGCCAAAGCAGCTACACCTGAAGGAGATGAACGCTACTACATGCAGCACCCTGAGCCAGAACTGGACAGAGCCCACTACCACGGGGCCTATGGGAACGGCCCTTCGGAGAAGCCGTCCCTGCCCCAGAAGCAGAGCAGCATCCGGAGCAGGAAGCTGCACGAGCCTGGATGCAGCACAAACGAACACAGGACGCacttgcagcaggagggaagccaTAGGCAGCCTTCCGAATCCAAAAACGGACCCCCTTATCCTGACTACAGGCCTAAAGGCGGCCCAGAGCCTTCCGAGCCCGTCGGTTACCAACACTCTGGCGGGAAGTACATGCCGGTGAACCAGGATACCCTGAGACTGAACCACAAGGAAGTGAAGTTAGCGGATGACAGACAAGATTTAGAAAGGCCTCGAGCCAAACCGAGCACGTCCATGGAGAAACAGACCAGAGACTGCTATAAGGAAGAGGAGCACGCGGCCTCTCCCATGGCACCACCACCCAAGCCTGAACGGAGCCACAGCCTCAGGATGCAGCACCCTGAATCCATGGAGAGGGATTCTGCCCTCCTCTACCCGTACCAAACCCTCGGGAAACGCCAAAGCACTATGACTGTGATGTCCCAGTACGACAATTTGGAGGATTACCATACCATGCCTCAGCACCAAAGAGGGAGCTATGTTGGAGGAGGGGGGTTCATGCCCCCCACTTTTACCCACATGCACAGCAGGACTTACGCCACCGCCCTTGGCCAGGGGGCCTTCCTCCCAACGGAGCTGTGTTTGCAGAGGCCCGAAACAGAAGTCCACGTCGAGTGA